Proteins encoded by one window of Spirochaetota bacterium:
- the secF gene encoding protein translocase subunit SecF: MIDFLKYRWIAIGFSLIVITLFSVTTYLKGGFTWGIDFIGGVKLTVQFEGPTDPGDVRKTLDKNGIKADVQLYGRGELHEFVVSSKLLERGESSEKSSDTIKAVLSAAYPKIKILATETVGPAVGDFLKKSAVKLMLIALLLMALYLVFRFELKYSVGVMVAVVHDVLMAFLFCGFMGVEINVPIVAAILTIFGYSVNDTIVIFDRVRENLNIHAKSAFGQILNISVTQTLTRTFITSLTVLFCVLSLYIIGEGTISDFALVMFAGLISGTYSTIYIAAPVVLWWHKARSE, from the coding sequence GTGATAGACTTTCTTAAATATAGATGGATCGCGATCGGTTTCTCACTGATCGTCATTACTCTGTTTTCCGTGACCACCTATCTCAAAGGCGGATTCACCTGGGGAATCGATTTTATCGGCGGCGTAAAACTGACCGTACAGTTCGAAGGGCCGACCGATCCCGGCGATGTGCGCAAAACGCTCGACAAAAACGGCATCAAGGCCGATGTCCAGCTATATGGCAGGGGCGAGCTTCACGAGTTCGTTGTTTCCTCGAAGCTTCTCGAGAGAGGGGAATCATCCGAAAAGAGCTCGGATACCATTAAAGCCGTACTCAGCGCGGCGTACCCGAAAATCAAGATACTTGCCACCGAGACCGTAGGGCCGGCGGTGGGAGACTTTTTAAAGAAATCCGCGGTAAAGCTCATGTTAATCGCGCTTTTGCTCATGGCGCTGTACCTTGTGTTCCGTTTCGAACTCAAGTATTCGGTGGGTGTGATGGTCGCGGTGGTCCATGATGTATTAATGGCCTTCCTATTCTGCGGGTTTATGGGCGTCGAGATCAACGTGCCCATTGTCGCGGCCATCCTCACGATCTTCGGCTATTCGGTCAACGATACCATCGTCATCTTTGACCGCGTGCGCGAAAACCTCAATATTCACGCCAAGAGCGCCTTTGGGCAGATCCTGAATATCTCGGTCACGCAGACCCTCACCCGTACCTTTATCACCTCGCTCACCGTGCTTTTCTGCGTACTGTCGCTGTATATCATAGGCGAGGGCACCATCAGCGATTTCGCGCTCGTTATGTTCGCGGGACTCATCAGCGGCACGTATTCGACGATTTACATCGCCGCACCGGTCGTTCTGTGGTGGCATAAAGCGCGTTCCGAATGA
- the secD gene encoding protein translocase subunit SecD: MTRGMIYKAMFIVAILVFAVLLILPTVGKREMSVVLEKDATAEQVADLEKRFTGGGMLVVRTDGVVSVSGYGINDAVMNEVKIISGVKDVRILPHWSEKALLAKKMNLGLDLQGGMNLVMRADFESIEHKQGKKLTDSEKRDITQQALELLRNRIDKFGVSEPSIRPRGVEAIEIQLPGVKDPMSVKKAIGTTGRVEYRLVDDEYTRLAGLWLKNNVHRLKEGKIPEDVEQQYTILEEAAKAIGLSPKSELLFFYERDEKTKKILPAYPIALEKKVALAGDDISRAWVGHDEFGRLSVHFTTTPDGASKFATVTSAKNHGRKLAIVIDEKVRSAPQVNVQITTGQALIQGDFTLEEVNTLTRIIKEGALPVNLVIIEERTVGPSLGQDAIDAGIKATIMAFSVVMIFMVAYYKLSGFIASVGLILNMICQLALLSWLGFTLTLPGIAGFILTLGMAVDSNVLIYERIREEQRSGKSPRIAVVNGFERAFWAIVDSNITTLIAAFVLSQFGTGPIKGFAVTLSIGLISSLFVVLYVTRFVFELLSLSKNLKKLSV, from the coding sequence ATGACACGAGGCATGATATACAAGGCCATGTTCATAGTGGCGATACTTGTATTTGCCGTTCTGCTCATTCTGCCCACCGTCGGAAAACGGGAGATGAGCGTCGTTCTTGAGAAAGACGCCACGGCGGAACAGGTTGCCGATCTTGAAAAGCGCTTTACCGGGGGCGGCATGCTTGTAGTGAGGACCGATGGGGTCGTGTCGGTCAGCGGATACGGGATAAACGACGCCGTGATGAACGAAGTGAAGATCATCTCCGGTGTCAAGGACGTGCGAATACTGCCGCACTGGTCCGAGAAGGCGCTTCTGGCGAAGAAGATGAATCTCGGCCTGGACCTGCAGGGCGGAATGAACCTGGTCATGCGCGCGGATTTTGAGAGCATAGAGCACAAGCAGGGAAAGAAGCTAACCGATTCCGAGAAGAGGGACATAACCCAGCAGGCACTTGAACTGCTGCGAAACCGCATAGACAAGTTCGGCGTTTCCGAACCCTCCATACGGCCGCGCGGCGTGGAGGCGATCGAGATACAGCTCCCCGGCGTAAAAGATCCCATGAGCGTAAAGAAGGCCATCGGCACCACGGGACGGGTCGAGTACCGACTGGTGGACGATGAATATACGCGCCTGGCGGGGCTCTGGCTTAAAAACAATGTGCACAGGCTTAAAGAGGGGAAAATACCCGAAGACGTCGAACAGCAATACACGATACTGGAGGAAGCGGCGAAGGCCATAGGTCTGTCTCCTAAAAGCGAGCTGCTTTTCTTCTACGAGCGGGACGAGAAAACAAAAAAAATACTGCCGGCCTATCCCATAGCCCTTGAGAAAAAGGTTGCGCTGGCGGGTGACGATATCAGCAGGGCCTGGGTGGGACACGACGAGTTTGGCCGTCTCTCGGTGCATTTTACCACCACGCCGGACGGCGCTTCGAAGTTCGCGACCGTGACCTCGGCGAAGAACCACGGAAGAAAACTCGCCATCGTCATCGACGAAAAGGTGCGCAGCGCCCCGCAGGTAAATGTGCAGATAACCACGGGTCAGGCGCTGATTCAGGGCGATTTTACCCTCGAAGAGGTGAACACGCTCACCCGTATCATCAAGGAGGGCGCGCTTCCCGTAAATCTCGTCATAATCGAGGAGCGCACGGTCGGTCCGTCGCTCGGCCAGGACGCGATCGATGCCGGAATAAAGGCGACCATCATGGCCTTCTCGGTGGTTATGATCTTCATGGTCGCCTACTACAAGCTTTCGGGATTCATAGCCTCGGTCGGCCTGATATTGAATATGATCTGTCAGCTCGCGTTGCTTTCGTGGCTGGGATTCACCCTGACCCTTCCGGGTATAGCCGGGTTCATTCTCACCCTCGGCATGGCGGTGGACAGCAATGTGCTCATCTACGAGCGCATTCGCGAGGAACAGCGCTCCGGCAAGTCGCCGCGCATCGCGGTGGTCAACGGTTTTGAAAGGGCCTTCTGGGCCATTGTCGACTCCAACATCACCACGCTTATCGCGGCGTTCGTGCTCTCGCAGTTCGGGACCGGCCCGATAAAGGGTTTCGCCGTCACCCTTTCGATCGGCCTCATATCCAGCCTCTTCGTGGTGCTGTATGTCACCCGGTTCGTGTTCGAGCTGCTGTCGCTCTCGAAGAACCTGAAAAAACTGAGTGTATAA